The nucleotide window CACGGCACGCACCAACCCGCGCCCCGTCCGGCGTCCCGTCCTTCCGCGCGAAGGCGGGCAGGACAGGCGGCGCAGCAGGCCCGCATCGTCATGAGCAACGCCCCCCTCACCGCCAGATACCGCCCGCAGACCTTCGCCGAGGTGGCCGGGCAGGAGACGGTAAAGGCCATCCTTTCCCGCGCCGCGGCGGAAGACCGCGTGGCCCCGGCCTACCTGTTCAGCGGCACGCGCGGGGTGGGCAAGACCACCATCGCCCGCATCCTGGCCAAGGCGCTGAACTGCGAAAAGGCCCCCACCGGAGAGCCGTGCAACACCTGCGAGCAGTGCCGCAAGGTGGTCATGGGCAACCACGTGGACGTGGTGGAAATCGACGGCGCGTCCAACCGGGGCATCGAGGACGCCCGCCGCCTGCGCGAGGCCATCGGCTACGCGCCCATGGAAGGCCGCTACAAGGTCTTCATCATCGACGAAGCCCACATGCTGACGCGCGAGGCGTTCAACGCCCTGCTGAAGACGCTGGAGGAACCCCCGCCGCGCGTCACCTTCGTGCTGGCCACCACAGAGCCGCACAAATTTCCCGTGACCATCATCAGCCGCTGCCAGCACTTCACCTTCAAGCGGCTGCCCGAGCACGAACTGGAAGCCCACCTGACCGGCGTGCTGACCCGCGAGGGGCAGGACTTCGACCCGGCGGCGGTGCGGCTTATCGCGCGGCGGGCCGCAGGCAGCGTGCGCGATTCCATGTCGCTGCTGGGGCAGGTGCTGGCCCTTGGCGGCGAGCGCCTGACCGTGGAGGGGGCGCGCGGCGTGCTGGGCCTGGCCGGGCAGGAACTGTTCTTCGAGGTGATGCAGGCCCTGGCCTCGCAGGATTGCGTGGCGGTGTCCGCCGTGGTGCGCGACCTCTTGGACAAGGGCGTGGACATCGGGTTCTTTCTGCGCGAACTGGCCGCCACCTGGCGCAACCTGTTCATGCTGCGTCAGGCGGGCGAGGCCGCCCTGCCCGCGCTGGACCTGCCGGAAGAAGAAGCCCGCCAGTGGCTGGAATGGGCGCCGAAGTTCGAGATTTCGCATATCCACGCCTGCTGGCAGATGACCCTGGAAGGCCAGCGCCGTGTGCTGACCAGCCTGGAACCGGCCATGGCGCTGGAATTGTTGCTGCTGAACCTAGCCATGCTGCCGCGCCTTGTCTCGCTGGAACAGCTGTCGCGCGGCGGTGGGGCTGGCCCCGCTGGCGGGCGCGGCGCGCCCGGTGGTACTGGCGGCCAGCCCGGCGGTGGGCAACCCGGCGGGGGCGCGGGGGGCTACGGCTCCATGCCGCCCCGACAGGGCGGCCATGGGGGGCCGGGCGGGTATGGCGCGCAATCCGGCCAGTCCGCGCAATCCGGCCAGCCCGTTCAGACGGGCCAATCCGTGCAAGCGGGCGAATCATTCCCGCAGGCCCAGCCGCCGCAGGGCCGGTATCCCGGTCCGGGACAGGTCCGGCCCCAGGCCGCGTCGTCGTCCATGACCTCGGCAGCGGGCGTGTCCGGCATGCCGCCCGCGGGCGACTTTCCCCGTCCGGAGCGCGCCGCCCCGGCGGCGGACCCCGTCCCCCCGCGCGGCGGGTCGGACACCTCGCTGCCGTGGGATGACGTGCCGTATCCCGCTCCCGGCGCGGGGGCCGCTTTCGGCGGCGCTGCCGTCGGGGGCACCCCGAATGGCTCTGACGCCCCTTCCCCGGACCCGGCATCCGGCGCATCCGCATCCGTCCCCCAGGACCCTCAGGGCGACGGCACGTGGGACGGCTTCGTGCAATACTGCGTGGAGCGTAACGGCGAGGGCGGCAGCAGCCTTTCCATGCTCCGGCAGACGCAAGGGCATTGCGCCGATGGCAGGCTGACGGTGTCCACGCGGTCCAGCACGCTGTACAACCAACTGTCGGTGCCCGGGAACGAAGCGCTTCTCGTTGCGCGCGCCCGCGCCTATTTCGGCACCGACGTGCGGGTAGAGGTGCTTCCGCCCACCACCCGCATCAAGACCCCCTCGGAACTGCGCGCCGAGGCCGAACGGCACCCCGCCGTGAGCCTGTTGCGCGAGCAGTTCGGGGCCACCATGCTGTCCTGTCGGCCCCTGGCCGACGGGCGGCTTCAATAGAACCATCCGGAGGAATCCATGCGCGGTATGAACGACCTCCTGCGCCAGGCGCAGGTCATGCAGACCAAGATGAGCAAGCTTCAGGCCGAGATGTCCGAACGCACCCTGGAGGCCACCAGCGGCGGCGGCATGGTCAAGGTCACCGTCAACGGCAAGCAGGAAGTGCTGTCCATCGCCATCGACCCCAAGGCCGTGGATCCCGGCGACGTGGAAATGCTCCAGGACCTGGTGCTGACCGCCGTCAACGAAGCGCTGCGCCAGGCCAAGGACATGATGGAGAAGGAGATGGGGGCCCTCACTGGCGGCCTCAAGATGCCCGGCCTCTTCTAGGAGACGCCGTCACAAGGGGGCTTTTGCCCTCTGCCTGCGTCAGAACGCCTTTTTGCTCCGGTCGAGTACGATAAGAGTACACTCCCTTCACAAAAAGGCGTTCTTCCTTGGCAGAGAACAAAAATCCCCGCTTGTGGCGACGCCTCCTGCGGCGTCCCCTGCGCTTCTGTTGCGCGGGGGATTGCCTAAGATTCAACCGATTTTCGCAATGTAACCCGGAGTGTCCGTGCAGCGACTGCCCGAACCGTTGAAGGCGCTGGTGGAGCAGCTCTCCCGGCTGCCCGGCCTTGGCCCCAAGTCGGCCCTGCGCCTTGCCATGACCCTGCTGAAGTGGCCCGCCAGCGAAACCCGCAGGCTGGGCCGCGCCGTGCATGACCTGCGCGACAACCTGCACCTGTGCGGGCGCTGCGGCGCGCTGACCGACGTGGACCCCTGCGGGATATGCACCGACCCGGCCCGCAGCGGCGAAACGCTGTGCCTGGTGTCGGAGTGGGATTCCATGCTCACCCTGGAAGAGGGCGGCTTCTACAAGGGCCAGTACCTCATCCTTGGCGGCCTGCTCGCCCCGCTGGACAACCTGCACGCCGATTCGCTGGAACTGGACCGGCTGACCAGAAGGATGGCCGAAGGCACGGTGCGTGAAGTGGTCATGGCCCTTGGCACCACCGTGGAGGCGGAAAACACCGCCACCTACATCCGCAACATGATCGCCCGGCAGTACCCGCAGGTGCGCGTGACGCGCCTCGCCCAGGGCATCCCGCTGGGGTCCGAGGTCAAGTTCATGGACCGGGAGACGCTGCGGCAGTCCATGCAGTACCGCCAGGACCTCTAGCGGTACGCCCGACCGCGTCCTTTCGTCCTCCGGCATCGTCAGATTTCGCCTTTTGCTCCGGTCACGTACGAGAAGAGCGCGTTGCGGTCGCCATCCGTAACACTCATGGTGTTCGTGTAACGGCTGCCGCACGCTCCCTTCGCAAAAAGGCTCATCTTCCTTGCCGGAGAACGAAAATCCTGCGGTCGGAGCGCACCGCTTCAAGTGCTTTTCTCCAATGTTTCCGGCAACGGTTTGAGCGGTTGCCAGGGCTGATCACACAACAAACCCCGCCCGTCTTCGCAGTGAAGGCGGGCGGGGTTGTTCGTGGGCGAATGTCGTGCGGGGCTACGCCGCCGTACCCTTGGCGTCGGCTTCGGGTGTGGCGTTGCCCGCAGCGGGCTGGCAGTGGGCCTCGATGCGTTGGGCGGCGCATTGGGCCAGTTCGCCCACGGTGCACAGCAAGAGGCGCCCGCGTTCGAAGTGTTCCACCGGGGCGTCGCAGGTGCGCAGTTCTCGCAGTGCGGGCAGGGCCTCGGGTGCGGAGAGCACGCCAAGGGCCCAGGCCGCCGTGCCGCGCGCAGGCAGGTCGCAGTCGGCCAGGCCCGCCAGCAGTGCGGGTGTCGCCGTTTCGACAAAGCCGGGCAGGTCGGGCCGTTCCTGGGCCAGGCGACCCAGGGCCCAATACACGCCGCGCCGCAGGGGGGCGTGGTCGCAGTAGTTGTCGTCCTTGCCCGTCTCG belongs to Nitratidesulfovibrio sp. and includes:
- a CDS encoding YbaB/EbfC family nucleoid-associated protein, translated to MRGMNDLLRQAQVMQTKMSKLQAEMSERTLEATSGGGMVKVTVNGKQEVLSIAIDPKAVDPGDVEMLQDLVLTAVNEALRQAKDMMEKEMGALTGGLKMPGLF
- the recR gene encoding recombination mediator RecR, which encodes MQRLPEPLKALVEQLSRLPGLGPKSALRLAMTLLKWPASETRRLGRAVHDLRDNLHLCGRCGALTDVDPCGICTDPARSGETLCLVSEWDSMLTLEEGGFYKGQYLILGGLLAPLDNLHADSLELDRLTRRMAEGTVREVVMALGTTVEAENTATYIRNMIARQYPQVRVTRLAQGIPLGSEVKFMDRETLRQSMQYRQDL
- the dnaX gene encoding DNA polymerase III subunit gamma/tau; this encodes MSNAPLTARYRPQTFAEVAGQETVKAILSRAAAEDRVAPAYLFSGTRGVGKTTIARILAKALNCEKAPTGEPCNTCEQCRKVVMGNHVDVVEIDGASNRGIEDARRLREAIGYAPMEGRYKVFIIDEAHMLTREAFNALLKTLEEPPPRVTFVLATTEPHKFPVTIISRCQHFTFKRLPEHELEAHLTGVLTREGQDFDPAAVRLIARRAAGSVRDSMSLLGQVLALGGERLTVEGARGVLGLAGQELFFEVMQALASQDCVAVSAVVRDLLDKGVDIGFFLRELAATWRNLFMLRQAGEAALPALDLPEEEARQWLEWAPKFEISHIHACWQMTLEGQRRVLTSLEPAMALELLLLNLAMLPRLVSLEQLSRGGGAGPAGGRGAPGGTGGQPGGGQPGGGAGGYGSMPPRQGGHGGPGGYGAQSGQSAQSGQPVQTGQSVQAGESFPQAQPPQGRYPGPGQVRPQAASSSMTSAAGVSGMPPAGDFPRPERAAPAADPVPPRGGSDTSLPWDDVPYPAPGAGAAFGGAAVGGTPNGSDAPSPDPASGASASVPQDPQGDGTWDGFVQYCVERNGEGGSSLSMLRQTQGHCADGRLTVSTRSSTLYNQLSVPGNEALLVARARAYFGTDVRVEVLPPTTRIKTPSELRAEAERHPAVSLLREQFGATMLSCRPLADGRLQ
- a CDS encoding DVU0298 family protein is translated as MPRFRSLKTHLRALLASAEWEKHLDDIVALPGKGAVGPLLSSLLLGGEAKWRAVVALGRVVARIADANMEDARIIMRRLMWHMNEESGNIGWGIPEAFGEILACHPRLADEYHRILVSYVRETGKDDNYCDHAPLRRGVYWALGRLAQERPDLPGFVETATPALLAGLADCDLPARGTAAWALGVLSAPEALPALRELRTCDAPVEHFERGRLLLCTVGELAQCAAQRIEAHCQPAAGNATPEADAKGTAA